Below is a genomic region from Desulfobacter sp..
ATTTTTTGTATACAGGTATCCATAAATATCGCCTTTTTTAATTATAGTCCTTCACAAATTTTGTATTGGGTCCAAGGGCCTTTACTTTTTCCGAAATTTCTCTGACCACATCCACAAACTTGGTGGCTTCGGCAGAAGAGATCCAGGAAAAATGAACCCGGTCCTTTTCAATACCCATGTGTTCAAGAAGGTTGCCCATGAGTGCAAATTTTCTACGTGCATAATAATTACCATCCAGGTAATGACATTCGCCGGGATGTCAGCCGGAGACCCAGACCGCATCTGCGCCTTCTCTCAATGCCGACAAAATAAATTTAGGACTCAGTCTGCCCGTACAGGGTATTCTGACCACCCGGACGTCCGCGGGGTATTGCATTCTGCTGACGCCTGCTAGATCCGCTGCACCATAGCTGCACCAATTACACAAAAAAGCAACTATTTTAGTATTGTTCTCAGTCATTGTCTCTCCTTATACTGCTTCATTCAAAGCAAAGATTTGTGCAAGTATCTGGTTTGTATCAAAGCCTTTCAAATGAAGGGCACCGGACCTACAGGATGCCACGCACAACCCGCATCCCTTGCAAAGCACGGGATTTACCGCTGCCTTGCCTTCAAATCTGCCTTCGGTCTCAAAGGCAGGAGCCGAATAGGGACAGATGGATACACAGACGCCGCAGGCACTGCACTTCATGGGATCGACCTGGGCCACATTGCCGGAGGTATGAACCGTCTCTTTGGCCAGCAGGGTCACCGCCCTTGAGGCTGCGGCTTGTCCATGGGCAATGGCTTCGTCAATGGGTTTGGGGTAATGGGCAAGTCCGCATAAGAAAACCCCGTCTGTGGCAAATTCCGAAGGCCCGAGCTTGGCATGTCTTTCAACAAAAAACCCGTCTTCGTTCAGAGGCACCTTAAAGAAATTGGCCAGTCGTTCATCTTTATTGGGCACGATGGCGCTGGCCAGGGTCAATAGATCTGCCTCGATCTGCACAGGTAGGTCAAGCACATGATCAGTTGCAGTGATCAAAATCTTGCCCTCTTTTATCTCCACCCCGGGTTTATTATCCACTGAATAGCGGATAAAAATAACGCCTGCTTCCCGGGCCTGCTGGTACTTATATTCGCGTTCCCCATAGGTTCTGATATCCCGGTACAGGATATAGACATCCATGTCCGGATTGAGTTTTTTAAGCTCTAAAGCATTATCAATGGAATGGGTACAGCATACCCGTGAACAATAGGGCCGCTGTTTTTCCCTTGATCCGACGCATTGAATAAATACGGCGGATTCAAGTTTTTTAAGGGACTCATCCTTTTCAATGAATCTTCTGTCCAGATCCAGGCTGGTCATGATCCTGTCATCTTGACCATAGCAGTATTCATCAGGCGTATGGGCGTGACCACCGGTTGCAACCACGGCAACCCCGTGTTCAAGCGTCGTAACCGTGCCTGATTCTTTTAATTCAGAGGTAAAATTACCCACAAAGCCCTCAACATTTTCCAAACTTGTGTTGAGGTGGAGCTTTACCTTGTCATTGGCCTTAACATCCTTGATCAGGGAGGCAAGCTCTGTAGCAATATCTTCATCCTGATAGGTATGGTACAGATTGTTTGCCTGGCCGCCCAATACCCCGTCTCGTTCAATGAGATGAACCTCATAGTTCTGTTCTGCAAGGTTCTTGGCAGCCACCATTCCTGAAATACCGCCGCCGATAACCATGGCCACGGGTTTGACCTGAAGTTCAGCCTCTTCCAAGGGTTCCATCAGGGCCACCTTGGAGACGGCCATGCGGACAAGATCCTTGGCCTTTTGGGTGGCCAGAACCGGAGAGTCCTTGTGTACCCAGGAGGCATGGTTTCTGATATTGGTCATTTCAAATAAATACTTATTGAGCCCCGCATTGATCAGGGTTTCCTGGAACAGAGGTTCATGGGTTTTAGGGGTACAGGCCGCCACCACGATTCTGTTGAGCTTGTTGGTCTTGATAATCTGGGTCATGGTCTCCTGGGTGTCCTGGGAGCATGAGTATAGGTTATCAGAACAATATTCAACATAGGGCAGGTCAGCTGCATAATCCCTGACTTCGGGAACATTGACCACCCCTGCGATATTGGTGCCGCATTTACAGACAAAGACCCCGATTCTGGGACGCTCTCCCACAATATTGGTTTCAGGAATCTCTTCAGGCACTTTGGTCAAGGTATTTCGGGCCGAGGACAATAGGGCGCCGGCTTCACCGGCTGCAGCAGAAGAGTCGACAACCGCCTGGGGAATATCCTTGGGACCCTGAAAGGCACCGGCCACAAACACCCCTTTTCTGCTGGTTTCCACAGGAGAAAAAGAAGCTGTTTTAGCAAAGTTCCCATCCGTAAGTTCAATGCCTAATTTTTTGGCCATGTCAACGATTTCAGGAGAAATCTCAAGGCCTATGGAAAGAACGATCATATCAAAGGTTTCTTTGATATTTTCTCCGGATTCACTGGTGTAGGTGATATTAAGATCCCCTGTGCTGTCATCGGGAACCACGGTATGAACCCGGCTTCTCAAGAATCTGACCCCCTGGTCCTGGGCCCTGTTATAATATCTTTCAAAGTCTTTTCCATGGGTTCTCATGTCCATGTAGAAAATGGCACAGTCCAGATCATCTCCGGCATGCTCCTTGGCAATAACAGCCTCTTTAAGGGCATACATGCAGCAGACAGACGAGCAGTACTTATTGTCGCATCTGTTCTGATCCCTGGATCCCACACATTGGAACCAGGCCACTTTCTTGGGTTCCTTGTGATCGGACATCCGGGTTAAATGACCTGCGGTAGGCCCTGATGCAGATAAAATCCGCTCAAACTCCATGGCGGTCATGACATTGGGATGGTTTGCATATCCGTAATTGTCAAACTTGGACGGATCAAAGGGCTCAAATCCCGGAGAAAGAACCACGGCCCCTGCATCCAGCTCAATAATCTCGTCCTGCATGGTATGGTCAATGGCATCCATCTGACAGACTTCTGAACAGACCTGGCATCCGCCGGTTTTAAAATGCATGCACACATCCCTGTCAATGGCAGGGGTGTTGGGCACGGCCTGGGCATAGGGTACATAAACCGGTTTTCTGCCCTTGAGTCCCATCTCGTATTCATCGGGGATCAAAGAGGGATGAGCCTTGGTAAATTCTTCCTTGATCTTTTCAAGGGTGATGTGTCCTGTGGGGCAGACCGATGCACAGGCCCCGCAGGCCATGCACACATCCGACTGAACCCCAAAGGGGGTGTTAATGTACATGTCCGTACCGCGGCCGGTTAAGCTGATGGCTGCATTTCCGACCTTTTCACACATGCGCACGCAAAGCCCGCACAATATACAGTCATCTCCCTGGGATTCAAACCGGGGTTTTTCAATGCCGTATTCCTTGGCCAGTCGCTGGAGCAGGGGGACCTCAGGACACCTGGCCAAAAGCATTTCAACAATGAGTTTTCTGCCCTGAATGACAGCATCACTGTTGGTGGTGATTTCCATGCTTTCCCAGATGGGGTAATTACAGGCAGTGACAAATTTTGTCCGTCTGCCGTCAAAAAGTTCCACTGTACAGATCCGGCACATCCCTGCCGGTTCCAATGCCTTGTGGTGGCAAAGGGTGGGGATATCCACACCGTATTTCTCAGCGACGTGAATAATATACTGGCCCTCTTCTCCCTGTACTTCTTTACCGTTGAGTTTAAAAGTTACCATAGATATTATCCCTCGTGATTATTTGATAACGATTGCGTTAAATTTACAGGCATCGTAACAAATTCCACATTTAATACATTTGTCCTGGTCCAGGACGTGGGGTTCTTTTTTGTCACCTGTGATGGCATCCTGTGGGCATTTTTTGGCACAAAGCCCGCACCCGGTACAGGCACTTTCGTCAATTTCATAGACAAAGAGATTCTTGCAGACACCTGCCTTGCACTTTTTATCCCGGATATGGGATTCGTACTCTTCCCTGAAGTATTTAATGGTGGTCAGCACGGGATTAGGCGCTGAGGTGCCCAGACCGCAGAGTGAAAAGTTTCCAATCATCACCCCGAGTTCTTCGAGCAGTTCAATGTCACCTTCCTTGCCGTTGCCCTCGCAGATGGCGGTCAAAATATCCAGGGACTGTTTGATCCCTTCCCGGCAGGGGTTGCACTGGCCGCAGGATTCATCCTTGAGAAAATCCAAGAAATATCTGGCCACATCCACCATGCAGGTATTTTCATCCATGACAATCATGCCACCGGATCCCATAATGGATCCCACACTTGCCAGCTGCTGGTAATCCACTGGGGTATCCATGAGGCCTTCCGGGATACATCCTCCGGAAGGTCCGCCGGTCTGGACCGCCTTGAATTTCTTTTTGCCGGGAAGTCCCTCGCCCATATTAAACACAATATCTTTCAAGGGGATGCCCATGGGCACTTCAAGAAGTCCTGTGTTTCTGACTTTGCCCACCAGGGAAAAGGCCTTGGTGCCCTTGGAGTTGTCCGTACCGAAACCGGCATACCAGGGTGCACCCTTTAAAACGATGGCAGGCACATTGGCATAGGTTTCCACATTGTTCAAATTGGTGGGCTGATCACGAAAGCCCTTTTCAACCGTATGGACGTACTTGGCCTTGGGACGGCCGACCTTTCCTTCAAGGGAGGCCATAAGCGCCGTGGATTCACCGCAGACAAAGGCGCCGGCCCCGGTGGATATCTTGATTTTAAAAGAAAAGTTGGTTCCTGCAATATTATCCCCTAAAAGACCGTAGTCCGTGGCCTGTTTGATGGCCGTAACCAGGCGTTTTACGGCTAAAGGATATTCGTTTCTCACATACATAAACCCCTGGGAAGAACCGATGGCAAGGCCTGCGATGAGCATGCCTTCGATCACAGAATGGGGATCGCCTTCAAGGATGCTTCGATCCATATAGGCTCCGGGGTCCCCTTCATCTGCATTGCAGATAATGGATCTGTCCCCCTCATGTTTGGCACAGGTGGCCCATTTGATGCCGGTGGGAAATCCTCCGCCGCCCCGGCCCCTGAGGCCTGATTCTTTAACAGCGGTGATGATATCCTGGGGTTTGGTATTGTGAAGGGCATTTAAAAAGGCAATATACCCTTGCTTGCCAAAGTATTCTTCAATGGAATCCGGATCCACATACCCGCAGTTTCTCAGGGCAATTTTAACCTGACCCTTGAAAAACGGGGTCTCTTCAAGAAAGGGAATATCCTCTAAAGGGGCGACCTTTTCCTGGGGATTTTCCATGTCATCTTCCAGAAGGGATCTTGGGTCCTTAACCTGGCCGAGGATATGCTTTTTAATTTTTTTATCACTATAGTCGTTATTGATATAGGCATTGATAATATCAACGATTTTGTCTTTGGTGACATTTTTAAACATCATCCGGGGTTGATCCTTGGCAATGACTTCAACTAGGGGTTCAACCTCGCAGTATCCGATGCAGCCGGTCTGACAGATATCAATTTTTTTATTATCTGAAAATGCTTGTTTAGCAGTATCAAAGGAATCCTTGGCACCTGCGGCAATACCGCAGGAGGCCATACCGATGTTTACCTTAACCGTCTCAGGAAGATTGAGCTTTATCCGGTATTCCTCTTTTATGGTTTCCAGATCTTTTACAGACTGAATGGTCATGATTCATACCTCTTAAGATTTATTCGTATTGGTTTAACACCTTTTTAATTTCGTCAGGCTTAATCCGGCCATGCATATCTTCATTGATTTTAATGACAGGGCCTAAACTGCAGCAGCCAATGCAACGAACAGACTCAAGGGTATATCTTTGGTCTTCGGTGGTTCCACCATCTTTTATGTTAAGGGTTGACTCAATCTGTTCTTTGGCGCGTTCCGCCCCCCTGACATGGCAGGCAGTACCCGTACAAATGGAGATGATATTGCGTCCCCTGGGTTCAAGACTGAAGGTTGAGTAAAAGGTAGAGACTTCGTAGATTCGGCTGTAAGGTATGGACAATTTTTGGGATAAGTATAAGAGTGCTGGTTTGGGAAGGTAATTATAACGGCGCTGTATGGCTTGGAGAATCATAATTAAATTCTCTTTGTCCTCGTGAAAATCCGTTTCAATTATCTGGTCTAGCTCCAGATAATCTATTTGCTCACCGCTGTCGTGCTGAGTACTTATTGTGCTCATTGGGTAATTTCTCCTCTCTGGTTCTTCTCCTCACTACTGAACAATTATTAAAAGCATCAAATAAGACTTAACAGGCCTGCTGGGTGACGGGACACGCCTCAACGCAGGCGCCGCAACCGGTGCAGCGATCTGTAAATATGCTTCTTGCTCGTTTTTTAACCTTGACTTTGAAATTTCCAGCAGTTCCTTCAATGGATTCAATGTCGGAATAGGTGATCAGTTCAATGTTTAGATGCCGGCCGACCTCGACCAGTGTGGGTGAGATAATTCACATGGCACAGTCATTGGTGGGAAAGGTCTTGTCCAGCTGGGACATGACACCGCCAATGGACGGACTTTTTTCCACCAGATAGACATAATACCCGGAATTTGCAAGATCCAGGGCTGACAGCATGCCTGAAATACCACCGCCGATCACCACTACAGATCCTATTTTTTCAGAGTTCATTATCTTCTCCTATTTTTTCATTTAAAAAAACAAATGCAACAACTCGTCAAATTTGGGTCCCTGTTTCGTTCTGGGAATGGTGTAATCCTTATTTATTACCTCTCTTTTAATTAATTCTTATTAATCAAAAAAATTATGTTATAAGGTCTTATAGCAAAGCTTGTCAACCATTATTGAAACAAAAAAAGACTTAATTGAACACCAGACCAAGCCCATAAAAACCATGATGAAAAAAATACTGACCATTTGCGGTCCAACAGGCATCGGCAAGACAGGGTTTGCCATCCAACTGGCCCAAAAATTCAACGGGGAAATCATCGGGGCCGATTCCATGCAGATATACAGGCATATGGAGATTGGAACGGCCAAACCCGATGCCAAGGAAAGGGCCATGGCCCCCCATCATCTCATTGATTTTCTGGACCCTGGTTGTGAATTTGATGCCGGAAAGTATGCTGCCGCCGCAGACAAGGCCATTGGTGATATTATTTCCCGGGGAAAACTGCCCATTGTTGCCGGGGGCACAGGCCTTTATATCCGGGCGCTTCTTTACGGACTTTTCAGGGCAGCACCTGTGTGCACCAAAACCCTGGAGCGTCTGACACAAGAACTTGAAGAAAAGGGAAGCCAACACCTTTATGACCGGCTGGTCCGTTGCGACCCTGGTGCGGCTCAAAAAATCCACCCCAACGACCAATTCAGGCTGATCCGTGCATTGGAGGTTTATGCCACCTGCGGCGAGGCCATATCCGGCAAGCAAAAAGAGCACGGATTTAAAGAACCGCGCTACCAAAGCCTGACATTCGGGCTTTCCATGGACCGGCCCCAGCTCTATGAACGGATCAACCAGCGGGTGGACATCATGGTTGAACAAGGCCTGCTTCACGAGGTCAATGCCCTGGTAGAAAAGGGATATTCACTGGATCTCAAATCCATGCAGTCCATCGGCTACCGGCAGATGGGTATGTTTATCAGGGGGGAGGTTGATTTTAACGAAGCCGTCCGGCTGTTAAAGCGGGATACCAGACGGTATGCCAAACGCCAGTTTACCTGGTTTAACAAAGAACCCGGCCTGATATGGATTGATCCCGTTCAAAAGGACAAGGCCTTTGATCTGGTGGATCAATTTTTAGCTGATGAATAATTATTTTTTTGTTCTTTATGCCGATAGCGCATCCATTGCCCTTGCCCCTTTAGCCTGCATGGGGTAATTGCTTCAAAGTTAACTGGATATCTTTTGGATAATTTTTAAAAATCCTCAAGATCGTATACAAGGTATTAAATGTATTCTTGCATTACTCTGAATGAGTAAGGATATTCACCATTAATCTTGACTTTAATCCCAATATTTAAAAACATTGGTTATGTTGTTGTCTGGGAATTTCGACAAAAAGCGGCCATTCATAGACATTCGTCACTCATACCACAATCATAAATTATGTTAGCATTTGGCTTGTTTATCGACGCTCTCAATTTTTAAAAACGATTTTAAACACATCTCTAAAGTTATGGGCAAAATAAAACACGATACCCTCTTTAATGTGGGCCGGCAGTTTTTTAATCTGGGGAATACTTCCTTCAGGTATTATAATTTCATTAATCTTTGATCGACGTGCGGCAATGATTTTTTCTCTAATACCACCGACGTCAAGCACCTCACCCGTCAACGTTATTTCTCCGGTCATGGCAAGGGGGCGTTTGATTGCTTTTCCTGTTGCAAGTGATACCAGTGCCGTTGCAATGGTGATACCGGCGCTTGGGCCGTCCTTTGGGGTTGCACCTTCCGGCACATGGATATGGATAAAAGCCTTATCAAAATATGTTTTGCTGATGTTAAATAGGCTAAGATTTGACCTGACATGACTATAGGCAATAGCTGCAGACTCCTGCATTACGTCACCAAGTTTTCCCGTCAGTTTAAATCCCTGATTATTTTCATGGACCCTTACAGTCTCAATGGGAAGGGTCGCTCCTCCCATGGGGGTCCAGGCAAGGCCGGTGGCAATCCCAATTCCTGACATGGGTTTTTCATTTTTGAAAGTCGGAGACCCAAGTAACTTGTCTAAAGATTTTATCGTGATCCTGATTTTCTCTTTCTTTTCTTTTAATAGGGTCACAATACTTTTTCTGATAATTTTATTTAAAAGCTTTTCAATATTTTTTACCCCGGCTTCCCTGGCAAAACCTTCGATCAGATACCGGATCGTAGAATCTGTGATGGTGATCACTTTGGAAGTGAGATGGTTCCGTTTTAAGAGCTTTGGCCACAGGTGTTTTCTGGCAATCGCAATTTTTTCTTCTGTGATATAGCCGGAAAGATGTATTTTGTCCATCCGGTCCAGCAAGGGCCTTGGAATGGTATCAAGCTGATTGGCGGTGCAAATAAACAACACTTTTGATAAATCCATCCGAAGATCCATATAATGATCCATAAATTCGACATTCTGTTCCGGGTCAAGCACTTCAAGCAATGCAGATGCAGGGTCTCCCTGGTAAGAAACCCCGATTTTATCCACTTCATCCAACATGATCACAGGATTGGATACTCGTGTATCTTTTAAGGCCTGAACCAGTCTTCCGGGCAACGCGCCCACATATGTTCTTCGATGCCCTTTGATTTCTGCTTCATCTCTTATCCCCCCTAAGCTGAAGCGGTAAAATTGCCGCCCAAGGGCTTCTGCAATTGATTTTCCAATAGAGGTTTTACCCACACCCGGAGGCCCCACAAACAGGATAATGGAGCCTGCGATATCCTGTCTGTAGATTCCAGCAGCAAAAAACTCTATGATTCTGTCCTTTACGTCACTCAAGCCCGCATGATCCCGGTCAAGAATCTTCGCTGCCAGCCCAATGTCAACATTGTCCTTGGAATGGATTCCCCAGGGAAAAGATGTGATCCAATCCAGGTAATTTCGGGTCACCCCATATTCCGCAGATCCTATCTCAAGCACCGACAATTTTTCAATTTCATCATCAAACCGCTCCACCACCTGCTCAGTCGGAAAAAGTATTGCAAACTTCTCCTTAAATTTTTCCACATCCGAGGTTTTATCATCTTTGAGTAATCCCAGTTCCTTTTGAATGGCGCGCAGCTGTTCTTTTAAGAAAAATTTGCGTTTATTTTCATTCATTTGCTGATTGAGATCGTTATTAATTTTACTTTGAAATTTTGCAATTTCAATTTCTTTTTGCAGCAGCATCATTGCTTTTTTCATCCGATCTAAAACAAGCGGGGATTCTAAAACTTCCTGTAATTCACTCCCTGAGGCCGTTGTGATGCCTGTGGCAAAGTCAGTCAACGGTG
It encodes:
- a CDS encoding CoB--CoM heterodisulfide reductase iron-sulfur subunit A family protein, encoding MNSEKIGSVVVIGGGISGMLSALDLANSGYYVYLVEKSPSIGGVMSQLDKTFPTNDCAMUIISPTLVEVGRHLNIELITYSDIESIEGTAGNFKVKVKKRARSIFTDRCTGCGACVEACPVTQQAC
- the miaA gene encoding tRNA (adenosine(37)-N6)-dimethylallyltransferase MiaA, producing the protein MKKILTICGPTGIGKTGFAIQLAQKFNGEIIGADSMQIYRHMEIGTAKPDAKERAMAPHHLIDFLDPGCEFDAGKYAAAADKAIGDIISRGKLPIVAGGTGLYIRALLYGLFRAAPVCTKTLERLTQELEEKGSQHLYDRLVRCDPGAAQKIHPNDQFRLIRALEVYATCGEAISGKQKEHGFKEPRYQSLTFGLSMDRPQLYERINQRVDIMVEQGLLHEVNALVEKGYSLDLKSMQSIGYRQMGMFIRGEVDFNEAVRLLKRDTRRYAKRQFTWFNKEPGLIWIDPVQKDKAFDLVDQFLADE
- a CDS encoding 4Fe-4S binding protein, with the protein product MTIQSVKDLETIKEEYRIKLNLPETVKVNIGMASCGIAAGAKDSFDTAKQAFSDNKKIDICQTGCIGYCEVEPLVEVIAKDQPRMMFKNVTKDKIVDIINAYINNDYSDKKIKKHILGQVKDPRSLLEDDMENPQEKVAPLEDIPFLEETPFFKGQVKIALRNCGYVDPDSIEEYFGKQGYIAFLNALHNTKPQDIITAVKESGLRGRGGGGFPTGIKWATCAKHEGDRSIICNADEGDPGAYMDRSILEGDPHSVIEGMLIAGLAIGSSQGFMYVRNEYPLAVKRLVTAIKQATDYGLLGDNIAGTNFSFKIKISTGAGAFVCGESTALMASLEGKVGRPKAKYVHTVEKGFRDQPTNLNNVETYANVPAIVLKGAPWYAGFGTDNSKGTKAFSLVGKVRNTGLLEVPMGIPLKDIVFNMGEGLPGKKKFKAVQTGGPSGGCIPEGLMDTPVDYQQLASVGSIMGSGGMIVMDENTCMVDVARYFLDFLKDESCGQCNPCREGIKQSLDILTAICEGNGKEGDIELLEELGVMIGNFSLCGLGTSAPNPVLTTIKYFREEYESHIRDKKCKAGVCKNLFVYEIDESACTGCGLCAKKCPQDAITGDKKEPHVLDQDKCIKCGICYDACKFNAIVIK
- a CDS encoding hydrogenase iron-sulfur subunit yields the protein MTENNTKIVAFLCNWCSYGAADLAGVSRMQYPADVRVVRIPCTGRLSPKFILSALREGADAVWVSGUHPGECHYLDGNYYARRKFALMGNLLEHMGIEKDRVHFSWISSAEATKFVDVVREISEKVKALGPNTKFVKDYN
- the nuoE gene encoding NADH-quinone oxidoreductase subunit NuoE; this translates as MSTISTQHDSGEQIDYLELDQIIETDFHEDKENLIMILQAIQRRYNYLPKPALLYLSQKLSIPYSRIYEVSTFYSTFSLEPRGRNIISICTGTACHVRGAERAKEQIESTLNIKDGGTTEDQRYTLESVRCIGCCSLGPVIKINEDMHGRIKPDEIKKVLNQYE
- a CDS encoding FAD-dependent oxidoreductase, with the protein product MVTFKLNGKEVQGEEGQYIIHVAEKYGVDIPTLCHHKALEPAGMCRICTVELFDGRRTKFVTACNYPIWESMEITTNSDAVIQGRKLIVEMLLARCPEVPLLQRLAKEYGIEKPRFESQGDDCILCGLCVRMCEKVGNAAISLTGRGTDMYINTPFGVQSDVCMACGACASVCPTGHITLEKIKEEFTKAHPSLIPDEYEMGLKGRKPVYVPYAQAVPNTPAIDRDVCMHFKTGGCQVCSEVCQMDAIDHTMQDEIIELDAGAVVLSPGFEPFDPSKFDNYGYANHPNVMTAMEFERILSASGPTAGHLTRMSDHKEPKKVAWFQCVGSRDQNRCDNKYCSSVCCMYALKEAVIAKEHAGDDLDCAIFYMDMRTHGKDFERYYNRAQDQGVRFLRSRVHTVVPDDSTGDLNITYTSESGENIKETFDMIVLSIGLEISPEIVDMAKKLGIELTDGNFAKTASFSPVETSRKGVFVAGAFQGPKDIPQAVVDSSAAAGEAGALLSSARNTLTKVPEEIPETNIVGERPRIGVFVCKCGTNIAGVVNVPEVRDYAADLPYVEYCSDNLYSCSQDTQETMTQIIKTNKLNRIVVAACTPKTHEPLFQETLINAGLNKYLFEMTNIRNHASWVHKDSPVLATQKAKDLVRMAVSKVALMEPLEEAELQVKPVAMVIGGGISGMVAAKNLAEQNYEVHLIERDGVLGGQANNLYHTYQDEDIATELASLIKDVKANDKVKLHLNTSLENVEGFVGNFTSELKESGTVTTLEHGVAVVATGGHAHTPDEYCYGQDDRIMTSLDLDRRFIEKDESLKKLESAVFIQCVGSREKQRPYCSRVCCTHSIDNALELKKLNPDMDVYILYRDIRTYGEREYKYQQAREAGVIFIRYSVDNKPGVEIKEGKILITATDHVLDLPVQIEADLLTLASAIVPNKDERLANFFKVPLNEDGFFVERHAKLGPSEFATDGVFLCGLAHYPKPIDEAIAHGQAAASRAVTLLAKETVHTSGNVAQVDPMKCSACGVCVSICPYSAPAFETEGRFEGKAAVNPVLCKGCGLCVASCRSGALHLKGFDTNQILAQIFALNEAV